The Thiomicrorhabdus lithotrophica DNA segment CTGCTTGGTTTGATCGCTCTTATATCACCTATAGCTATGAGTCAAAGCGTGAAATGCTGGGCGTTAAAGAGATAACGATTCAGAAAAAAGGCGCAGTAAGCCAAGAGTGCGTAGAAGAGATGGCTTTAGGTGCTCTGCAGCAATCACACGCAAAGGTCAGTGTGGCATGTAGCGGTATTGCAGGACCTTCAGGCGGTTCACCTGATAAACCTGTGGGTACGGTATGGGTGGCTTGGGCTGTTCAGGGTCAAGAAGAGGTGGTTTCACAGCAATTTCATTTTGATGGCGACAGGCAGGCCGTAAGAGAAAAAACGACTGAAACCGCCTTAATGGGAATAATGAAACTTATCGCTTAATCTTTAATGCATTATCTCTGAGCTAATCTAGGCAGATGACTAGGATTTGCAATTAAATTATGGGATAATTTAACGCTTAAATTTGACTGGGATCGTTATAGTAATCATCCCTGATAAATTACAATGTTTAAAAGCCTATTAAAACGACTGTTTAAAGGCCGTTACGTTGAAAAATAATTTGCTAAACCTTTGTTTTAGCCAAACATTTTGTCTATTAAAAAAGAGATAATCTTTGATGCGATAGGCAGGTTGGCGAACAAGGGTTTTTTATTGGAAACGATAAAGTTAGTTTCTAAGTAAAATCAAAATGCAAAGCTTTTCAAAAGCTTGAAGGAGGCAATGTAGAACGGGTGTTAATTCACAGTTCTAACTTGTCATGAAT contains these protein-coding regions:
- a CDS encoding CinA family protein, which produces MQFESLVSQVGKALVDNDLMVVTAESCTGGMIAEALTSIGGSTAWFDRSYITYSYESKREMLGVKEITIQKKGAVSQECVEEMALGALQQSHAKVSVACSGIAGPSGGSPDKPVGTVWVAWAVQGQEEVVSQQFHFDGDRQAVREKTTETALMGIMKLIA